The genomic stretch GTGCACTCGAGGTGGAAGTGCAGAAAGGGCAGGGGCTCAACCAGGTGTTCGTGGAGCTTGAACGGTTGGGCATAAAAGTGGTCAGCATGAGGACCAAGGCCAACCGGCTGGAGGAACTGTTTATTCGCATGGTCGAAGAGAACGCTGCGGAGTCAACTCAAACCGTGGAGGGTGCAGCATGACGCCACAAGCGCTCTTCACCGCCTTCAGTACCATCGTTGTCCGGGAGATACGCCGGTTTACCCGCATCTGGGCGCAAACCCTGTTGCCGCCCGCGGTCACCATGACCCTGTATTTCATTATTTTCGGCAACCTCATCGGTTCCCGTATCGGGGAGATGGGCGGCTTCGACTACATGTCTTTCATTGTGCCTGGGCTGATCATGATGTCGGTGATCACCAGTTCCTATGCCAATGTGGTGTCCTCATTTTTCTCCATGAAGTTCCAGCGCAGTATCGAGGAGCTTCTGGTGTCGCCGGTGCCGAACTGGGTAATCCTGGCCGGCTATGTAACCGGTGGCATGGCGCGAGGCCTCGGCATCGGGCTGATTGTCACGCTGTTGTCACTGGCGTTTACCCGCCTGTCCATCCACAACTTGCCAATGATGGTTCTGACGGTATTTCTGACTTCGGCACTGTTTGCCCTGGGTGGCTTTATCAACGCCATGTTGGCGACCAAGTTTGATGACATCTCCATTGTGCCCACGTTCGTGTTGACGCCGTTGACGTATCTGGGCGGCGTGTTCTACAGCATCGATTTACTGCCGGGGTTCTGGCAGGGCGTATCCATGGCCAACCCTATCCTCTACATGGTCAACGGCTTCCGGTACGGCATTCTGGGCGTGTCAGACGTTAATCCGTTTGTCTCTCTTGGTATGATTCTGGTTTTCATCTCCGTACTGGCATTCATTGCTCTCAGAATGCTGGAGCGTGGTAAAGGCATTCGCCACTGATTTCAGGAACCACTATGGCACTTAACGACGCCCCGCTTGGCAAGACAAGCGACTACCCGGACAGCTACGATCCTGGGCTGCTTTTCCCGGTGGCGAGAGAGGAAAATCGCCGCCGCCTTGGTCTGGAGGATGGCCGTTGGCCCTGGTTTGGCGAGGATCTGTGGCAGGCCTGGGAAATCTCCTGGCTGCGTCCAAGCGGCGTGCCGGAAGTGGCCTGGGCGGAGATTGTTTTTCCGGCGGCCTCGCCCGCAATCATTGAGTCCAAATCGCTCAAGCTGTACCTGAATTCGTTGAACCAGGCGGTCTACTCTTCTCGGGAGCAGGTCGCGGAGGTGATTACCCAGGATCTTTCCAGCGCCTGCGGCGGTGCTGTTCAGGTGAATCTGTTGAGCGTCGACGAATCCGGTGAAGCGATTGGCCGGCCGGAGGGCTTCGAGCTCATTGATGACGAGCCGGTCAGCGAAGTGGTTTTTGAATACGCGCCTGAGGCGCTTTCAGCGAGTGGGGAGGTGGTGACAGAACGGCTCTGCTCCCATCTGCTGAAGAGCAACTGCCCGGTAACCGGCCAGCCTGACTGGGCGACACTCCTCATAAGCTACACCGGACCGAAAATCGATCGGGGCGGTTTGTTGCGTTACGTGGTGAGCTTCCGGCAGAAACAGGATTTCCACGAGCATTGCGTGGAAACGGTGTTTACCGATCTGATGGGGCGATGCAACCCGGAGTCGCTTACCGTGGTTGCCCGGTATACACGGCGGGGCGGGCTGGATATCAATCCGTGGCGAAGCACGGAAACCGGCGGGGATGCCGGCCCAAGGTTGATACGTCAGTAGCAGGATTCTGTTTGAGCGCAGGGAAGCGCCTCAGGAAACATCCTCTTCCCGCCGCAGGCGATCTGCAGCATCTTCCAGAGCGGTCAGGATGGCCTGCCGCTCTTTCTCGGTGATCTTGTCCGAATCGAGATACATGGCGAAGCCGCTATGTTCGTGTTCCAGGAAGCTTCGGTTGGGGCCCATATCGCGCCGGAAGTCGACCACTTCGTAAATCGGCACCGGCTTGCCAAAGCCCTTCACGGTAATCTCGCCCTTGTCTCTGCACATGATCTTGTCCTTGATCAGCGCGAAGGTTTCGTAGGAAACGAGGATTTCGCCCGGCTCCGCCAGGGACTCAAGCCGGCTGGCCAGGTTTACTTCCTTGCCGATAATCGTGTAATCCATCCGGTTCTCGGCGCCAAAGTTACCAACCGTGGTATAACCGGTGCTAATTCCCATGCGGATTTCCAGCGGGGTCTTTATGCCCTGGCTGCGCCATTTCTGTCGCATGATTTTCATATGCTTGCGCATCTCGATGGCCATGGAGACACAGGCAAATGCGTCCTCCCTCTGGCCACGGCTGGTTGGGTCGCCAAAGAACACCATGATGGAATCACCAACGAACTTGTCGATGGTGCCGCCATACTTGAGAGCAACTTCCGACATTTCATTGAAATAGTGATTCAGCAGTTCGGTCAGTGCTTCGGGTTCCATTTCCTCAGACAACTCGGTGAAGCCTTTGATGTCAGAGAAAAACACCGCCAGTTTCTTGCGCTGGGTTTCCAGTCTCACGTCCCGCTCACCGGTGAAGATCGACTGCCAGACTTGAGGCGAGAGATATTTGGACAGTTTGTGTGAAAGCGCGATGGACTGCTCCCGCTGGTTCTGGATCTGGGTCTTTGCCAGCATCAACGCCCGTGCCTGCTGGTGGGAATAGTAAGCCGTAACGCATATATAAAGCCCGGTGGATAAAATCGACACGATGCTGGTCAGCAGGGGCGAGTGTGGTCCGTCTGCCGGGCCGACGATCGCAACCGCCCCCGCAATGGAGGCCGCCATGAAGCCGGTGCCCAGGACCCACTGACGGATACCACCAACAATCAGGCAACTGAACATCAGCATCAGTGCAACGGCGAGGGAGGGGATGACGATCAGCCCGATGCAACCAATGAAAGCGCCACCAACCACGCAATCAAATATCAGCATTTTCTGACGGATGCGTGGCGAATTCCTGAGGAAAGTGCGGCGAGTCAGGGCATGGGCGATGTGGGGCCAGGTGAGGGCCCCGGCAACCAGCCAGAGAAGCCATTGCGGAAAGGCGCCCTGGAGAACGCCGGTTACGATAATGGCGGCGGTTGAGGTGTATGCCAGTACCCGGCCATTGTAATCGGGCATCGGGGGAATGGCGATCGGGTTGCCCGCCGCCTCGGACGAGAGGGCTCTGCCAGCTGAGCTACTGGCATTACGCAGGTCTGCCGGGGCACTCATCATTTCAGAAACGGATCCTGCCAATGAGCATGTCGCGGAACATGACCCAGTCACCCATAAGGCTGTACAGTGGATATTTGAAGGTAGCGGGGCGATTTTTTTCAAACTTGAAATGACCAACCCACGCAAAGCCATAGCCTATAACCGGCAAGGCCAGAAGCCACAACAGCTTGCCTGAAGTCAGAGCCCATACGGCGACTATCAGGACCAGGAGACTTCCAGCGAAATGCAAGCGGCGACAGGTGACGTCGCTGTGCTCTTCGAGGTAGTACGGATAGAATTCGGAAAAGTTATTGAAGGATTGCTGGTTGCTCATTGTGTTGCCACTCAACGTTGTACGACCGCGTCATTTATAATTGTTGGTAGACCCGACTACGACTAAAGGTTAACAGCATTACGTAGAACCCACAATTCACAGCCATGAATTGTGTTCGTACCCATATTTCAACAGTCTTTAAACAGCGAGCAGATATGACCGCAGTTACCGATTTCCTCCTGAACCGCTCCTCTGAACCGAGGCTGGAATCACCCGCGCCGGATTCGACAACCCTCGAAAGGGCCTTTTCCTGCGCGGCGCGTGCACCGGACCATGCACTGCTCAGGCCCTGGCGCTATCTGGTGATCGAGGGTAAAGGCCTTGAAGCCCTGGGAGAGCTGTTTGCGTCCACCTGTGCCAATAACAGCGATGAGAAAGAAATCGAGAAGCTCCGGCGTGCCCCCCTTCGCGCACCCATGGTCATAGTTGGTATCGCGTCGCCCAGGACGCATCCCAAAGTACCGGAAATCGAGCAGGTCATGTCGGCAGCTGCCGGCATGAGTTTTGTTGAGCTTGCCCTTCAGGATGCCGGTTTCGGCGTGATGTGGAGAACAGGCGGCGTTGCCTACCACTCCTCGGTTCACCAGGGGTTGGGCCTGGAAGAGCATGAACAGATTGTTGGCTTTCTCTACACCGGTACGGTCTCGGCATCCAAGCCGTCTGTGCCCAGACCGGCGGTGGACGAGTTTGTGAGTCATTGGCCCTGAGACCTTGTTGAATACCCCCGGCTTCTGCCGGGGGAAGCAGCTTGCCGCTTTTTCTTGCCCTCTTCCTTTCTCCTTTCCCGTAACCGCTACTCGGATTCTCTGCAGGGCCTGCCAACACTGGGTTTCCTGACAAATTAACACCTGACCATAATTCTGGCATTCAGCTTGCTTTAGTCCTGTCAAAGAGCACAGCCGGCAAAAACAGCTCGGCATACCAGTGCAGTTTTCGGGAGGCAACATGGCAATTACGTTTGATTCGGCTCTGGGCATTCATCAACACGCGGTTGAAGCGCGTGTTAAACGCGCCGAAGTGCTGGCAAACAACCTGGCGAACGCCGACACCCCGGGTTTCAAAGCGCGGGATCTGGATTTCCAGGCAATGATGCAGAAGGCCCAGGAGCAGGTCAGCGGATTCCAGATGGCCAAAACCCATGACGCGCACATGGATACCTCGCCATCGGCGTCGGAAAGCGATTTGATGTATCGGGTTCCCCATCAGCCGTCGGTTGACGGCAATACGGTAGACGCCCAGCAGGAGCAGACCCGGTTTATGCGCAACGCCATGGATTTCCAGGCCAGCTTCCAGTTTTTGAACAGCAAGTTCAGCGGTTTGACCAAAGCCCTCAAGGGCGAATAAGCCGCAGTCACAGGATTAGCGAAGGAGAATTTTCATGTCACTGGGCAGCATTTTTGACATCGCCGGTTCCGGCATGACCGCGCAATCACTGCGGCTGAATACAACCGCGTCCAACATTGCCAATGCAGAAACGGCGAGTTCCAGCACGGGGGAAACCTATCGTGCCCGGAAGCCGGTTTTCTCGGCGATTCAGCAGTCTCTGATGAATCCCGGGCAGGGAGGCTTGCCCATGGCTGCCGATGAGGGGCCAGGTGCCGGCGTGAGGGTTGACGGTATTGTCGAGAGTGATGCGGAGCTTCAGATGCGTTACGAGCCCCATCACCCGGCGGCCAACGAAGATGGTTATGTCTTCTACCCGAATGTGAATGTGGTCGAAGAGATGGCGGACATGATGTCGTCGTCCAGAAGTTTCCAGATGAATGTGGATGTCATGAACACAGCCAAGTCCATGATGCAGCGCATTCTGACTCTTGGTCAGCAGTAACAGGGTGAGGAGCACAACATGACTGCAGTAAATGCAACAGACGCATCGGATGTTCTGAGCCAGTACCAGCTGAAGCAACAGAATGGCGGCCAGGGCACCAGTGAGCTGGGCCGGAACGAATTCATGGAATTGATGCTGGCGCAATTGAAAAACCAGAACCCGCTGGAGCCCCAGGAAAACGGCGAGTTTATCTCCCAGCTTGCACAGTTCAGCTCACTGGAGGAGATGCAAAACCTCTCCGGCACGGTTGAGGATGTGGTTGGGCAGTTCCGATCCACCCAGGCGCTACAAGCGTCGGCCATGGTGGGTAAAACCGTGCTGGCACCTTCCCAGATCGGGATCCTTGGTGCCGAAGGTGAAATTACCGGAACCATTCAAGTGCCAGCTTCGACAGGTGGGCTCCGCCTGTCTATCGAAGGGCAGAATGGCGAGCGGGTGCGGCAAATCGACATGGGCAGCAGCCAGGCAGGTGTTGTGTCCTTCCGCTGGGACGGCCAGGACGGTAACGGCAATCCCTTGCCGCCGGGGCCCTACCGCATTGTGGCAGAAGCCTCCTATCCAGATGGCCCGCAGCAGCTGGGCACTATGGTGAGCGCTAATGTGGACAGCGTATCCCTGGGCCAGGGCGGCTCGATAACCCTGAATCTTGCAG from Marinobacter adhaerens HP15 encodes the following:
- a CDS encoding ABC transporter permease, with protein sequence MTPQALFTAFSTIVVREIRRFTRIWAQTLLPPAVTMTLYFIIFGNLIGSRIGEMGGFDYMSFIVPGLIMMSVITSSYANVVSSFFSMKFQRSIEELLVSPVPNWVILAGYVTGGMARGLGIGLIVTLLSLAFTRLSIHNLPMMVLTVFLTSALFALGGFINAMLATKFDDISIVPTFVLTPLTYLGGVFYSIDLLPGFWQGVSMANPILYMVNGFRYGILGVSDVNPFVSLGMILVFISVLAFIALRMLERGKGIRH
- the queF gene encoding NADPH-dependent 7-cyano-7-deazaguanine reductase QueF (Catalyzes the NADPH-dependent reduction of 7-cyano-7-deazaguanine (preQ0) to 7-aminomethyl-7-deazaguanine (preQ1) in queuosine biosynthesis); protein product: MALNDAPLGKTSDYPDSYDPGLLFPVAREENRRRLGLEDGRWPWFGEDLWQAWEISWLRPSGVPEVAWAEIVFPAASPAIIESKSLKLYLNSLNQAVYSSREQVAEVITQDLSSACGGAVQVNLLSVDESGEAIGRPEGFELIDDEPVSEVVFEYAPEALSASGEVVTERLCSHLLKSNCPVTGQPDWATLLISYTGPKIDRGGLLRYVVSFRQKQDFHEHCVETVFTDLMGRCNPESLTVVARYTRRGGLDINPWRSTETGGDAGPRLIRQ
- a CDS encoding adenylate/guanylate cyclase domain-containing protein produces the protein MPDYNGRVLAYTSTAAIIVTGVLQGAFPQWLLWLVAGALTWPHIAHALTRRTFLRNSPRIRQKMLIFDCVVGGAFIGCIGLIVIPSLAVALMLMFSCLIVGGIRQWVLGTGFMAASIAGAVAIVGPADGPHSPLLTSIVSILSTGLYICVTAYYSHQQARALMLAKTQIQNQREQSIALSHKLSKYLSPQVWQSIFTGERDVRLETQRKKLAVFFSDIKGFTELSEEMEPEALTELLNHYFNEMSEVALKYGGTIDKFVGDSIMVFFGDPTSRGQREDAFACVSMAIEMRKHMKIMRQKWRSQGIKTPLEIRMGISTGYTTVGNFGAENRMDYTIIGKEVNLASRLESLAEPGEILVSYETFALIKDKIMCRDKGEITVKGFGKPVPIYEVVDFRRDMGPNRSFLEHEHSGFAMYLDSDKITEKERQAILTALEDAADRLRREEDVS
- a CDS encoding Mpo1-like protein codes for the protein MSNQQSFNNFSEFYPYYLEEHSDVTCRRLHFAGSLLVLIVAVWALTSGKLLWLLALPVIGYGFAWVGHFKFEKNRPATFKYPLYSLMGDWVMFRDMLIGRIRF
- a CDS encoding nitroreductase family protein; this translates as MTAVTDFLLNRSSEPRLESPAPDSTTLERAFSCAARAPDHALLRPWRYLVIEGKGLEALGELFASTCANNSDEKEIEKLRRAPLRAPMVIVGIASPRTHPKVPEIEQVMSAAAGMSFVELALQDAGFGVMWRTGGVAYHSSVHQGLGLEEHEQIVGFLYTGTVSASKPSVPRPAVDEFVSHWP
- the flgB gene encoding flagellar basal body rod protein FlgB, translating into MAITFDSALGIHQHAVEARVKRAEVLANNLANADTPGFKARDLDFQAMMQKAQEQVSGFQMAKTHDAHMDTSPSASESDLMYRVPHQPSVDGNTVDAQQEQTRFMRNAMDFQASFQFLNSKFSGLTKALKGE
- the flgC gene encoding flagellar basal body rod protein FlgC; this translates as MSLGSIFDIAGSGMTAQSLRLNTTASNIANAETASSSTGETYRARKPVFSAIQQSLMNPGQGGLPMAADEGPGAGVRVDGIVESDAELQMRYEPHHPAANEDGYVFYPNVNVVEEMADMMSSSRSFQMNVDVMNTAKSMMQRILTLGQQ
- a CDS encoding flagellar hook assembly protein FlgD, producing MTAVNATDASDVLSQYQLKQQNGGQGTSELGRNEFMELMLAQLKNQNPLEPQENGEFISQLAQFSSLEEMQNLSGTVEDVVGQFRSTQALQASAMVGKTVLAPSQIGILGAEGEITGTIQVPASTGGLRLSIEGQNGERVRQIDMGSSQAGVVSFRWDGQDGNGNPLPPGPYRIVAEASYPDGPQQLGTMVSANVDSVSLGQGGSITLNLAGMGSIALSDVKQIN